A single Lactuca sativa cultivar Salinas chromosome 8, Lsat_Salinas_v11, whole genome shotgun sequence DNA region contains:
- the LOC128127731 gene encoding uncharacterized protein LOC128127731: MTSFSHLLGSSTKIPMLILEYYDQWADRMQDYLNGLDEDLWNCISGEINPPATVQSIGASSSSSENKSSDSKGNFENKNRVDEKLKEVKKDSKSKMEKMEKMLKEMKNPSHGAMFAKMEEDSDEEQTYEVRGQCFVSKSNDKSPMTTKIRILKKIENSTSNSESNFVDIENNSDNISEISDLEDVDFSQLSVINVANSFKGKDKCEDLLVKIDTDQPSTSKVCDMEFVEIHDSQTDDSDNEEESTNSKTNKSSKEVEIPRVVVDQVYMDLQEFE; encoded by the exons atgacatcattttctcatttactTGGATCATCCACAAAGATTCCGATGCTAATTCTAGAATATTAcgatcagtgggcagatcgtatgCAAGACTACTTGAACGGACTGGATGAGGATTTATGGAATTGCATTTCAGGTGAAATAAATCCACCTGCAACAGTTCAGTCAATCGGTGCATCTTCAAGCAGTTCAGAG AACAAGTCATCGGATTCGAAGGgtaattttgaaaacaaaaacagAGTGGATGAAAAGCTAAAAGAAGTAAAGAAGGATTCGAAGAGCAAAATGGAGAAAATGGAAAAGATGTTAAAAG agatgaaaaatccatCACATGGAGCCATGTTTGCAAAGATGGAAGAGGATTCAGACGAAGAACAGACTTACGAAGTGCGTGGGCAATGCTTCGTATCGAAGTCTAATGACAAGTCACCGATGACAACAAAG attcgaattttgaaaaagattgagaattctacatctaattcAGAATCTAATTTCGTTGATATTGAAaataattctgataatattagtgaaattagtgatttagaggatGTAGATTTTTCTCAATTGTCTGTAATAAATGTAGCAAATTCTTTTAAAGGGAAAGATAAATGTGAAGATTTATTGGTAAAAATTGACACTGATCAAccttcaacttcgaaagtttgtgatatggaatttgtggaaatacatgataGTCAAACAGATGATAGTGATAATGAGGAAGAAAGTACAAATTCGAAGACAAATAAAAGTTCGAAAGAAgttgaaattcctcgagtggttgttgatcaagtttATATGGATTTACAAGAGTTTGAGtaa